In the genome of Streptomyces globosus, one region contains:
- a CDS encoding alpha/beta hydrolase family protein: MKHTPGERPTDPTRRALLTATAGVGAALMAGCARGAAPGAPAPTPTAAGSASPTAGAGGITPGAMTLFQDPAYNFSALLALGASGAGAAEVGEVLTAVNTVNAAGLSPQTYVETFRKLGDRLLRPPPGAPADDQTKRFRALRAAQYYGQALFFVLGSDAPGSEEQLYRSGRKAWDAFCDLCEPAPVKAQVPYGTTPLPVWFFRPDTSGARRPTVILTNGSDGQNVDMWTYGVPAALERGWNALVYDGPGQGRLLFVDRIVFTPTWEKVVTPLVDWLTARSDVDPDRIALTGLSMAGDLAPRAAAFESRIAALVAMPGCVDPWLGFPPEIRRILTPDKQQTNDIWNNEVVPELPPAAAATMKKRFEPFSIPAMLEARQGRLFTDFYTPATRIQALKITDVVPLIKAPTLVLDYEGEQFYPGQPREMYNALTSPKDYVRLTAQEGAQLHCSPMAPQLHCEVVFDWLQQTLQGS; the protein is encoded by the coding sequence ATGAAGCACACACCGGGCGAGCGTCCCACCGACCCCACCCGCCGCGCCCTGCTCACCGCGACTGCCGGCGTCGGCGCAGCGCTCATGGCGGGCTGTGCCCGCGGGGCCGCTCCCGGCGCACCGGCACCCACCCCCACCGCTGCCGGCTCCGCCTCGCCGACCGCCGGCGCGGGCGGGATCACCCCGGGCGCGATGACGCTGTTCCAGGATCCCGCGTACAACTTCAGCGCACTCCTGGCACTGGGCGCCTCCGGTGCCGGCGCCGCCGAGGTCGGCGAGGTCCTGACCGCCGTCAACACCGTCAACGCTGCCGGACTGTCCCCCCAGACGTACGTGGAGACGTTCCGCAAGCTCGGCGACCGGCTCCTGCGGCCGCCGCCCGGCGCCCCCGCCGACGACCAGACCAAGCGGTTCCGCGCCCTGCGCGCCGCCCAGTACTACGGGCAGGCACTGTTCTTCGTCCTCGGCTCCGACGCCCCGGGCAGCGAGGAGCAGCTGTACCGGTCGGGGCGCAAGGCCTGGGACGCCTTCTGCGACCTGTGCGAGCCCGCCCCGGTCAAGGCGCAGGTCCCGTACGGGACGACACCGCTGCCGGTGTGGTTCTTCCGCCCCGACACGTCCGGCGCCCGGCGCCCCACCGTGATCCTGACCAACGGCAGCGACGGCCAGAACGTCGACATGTGGACGTACGGGGTCCCCGCCGCCCTCGAACGCGGCTGGAACGCCCTCGTCTATGACGGGCCGGGGCAGGGCCGGCTGCTGTTCGTCGACAGGATCGTCTTCACGCCCACCTGGGAGAAGGTCGTCACCCCGCTCGTCGACTGGCTGACGGCCCGCTCCGACGTGGACCCGGACCGGATCGCGTTGACGGGCCTCAGCATGGCGGGCGACCTCGCGCCCCGCGCCGCCGCGTTCGAAAGCCGGATCGCCGCCCTGGTGGCAATGCCGGGCTGCGTCGACCCCTGGCTGGGCTTCCCTCCCGAGATCCGCCGGATCCTCACACCCGACAAGCAGCAGACGAACGACATCTGGAACAACGAGGTCGTTCCGGAGCTGCCCCCGGCGGCCGCCGCGACGATGAAGAAGCGCTTCGAGCCGTTCTCCATCCCCGCGATGCTCGAAGCCCGCCAGGGCCGGCTGTTCACCGACTTCTACACCCCGGCGACCCGCATCCAGGCCCTGAAGATCACGGACGTCGTCCCCCTCATCAAGGCCCCGACCCTCGTCCTCGACTACGAGGGCGAGCAGTTCTACCCCGGCCAGCCGCGCGAGATGTACAACGCGCTCACCTCGCCCAAGGACTACGTCCGGTTGACGGCGCAGGAGGGCGCGCAACTGCACTGCTCTCCCATGGCGCCGCAGCTGCACTGCGAGGTCGTCTTCGACTGGCTGCAGCAGACCCTGCAGGGCAGCTGA
- a CDS encoding four-helix bundle copper-binding protein, giving the protein MNAPVKDMLHSYPADLGDLDQDRLARCIEECIACAQACTACADACLAEGMVGDLTKCIRTDMDCADICTATAAVLSRHTGYNPDIARALVTACAVACRACADECAAHADQHEHCRLCAEACRSCAEACSDLAATLG; this is encoded by the coding sequence ATGAACGCGCCCGTCAAGGACATGCTGCACAGCTACCCCGCCGACCTCGGCGACCTCGACCAGGACAGGCTCGCCCGCTGCATCGAGGAATGCATCGCCTGCGCGCAGGCCTGTACGGCCTGCGCCGACGCCTGTCTGGCCGAAGGCATGGTCGGCGACCTCACCAAGTGCATCCGCACCGACATGGACTGCGCCGACATCTGCACCGCCACGGCCGCGGTCCTCTCCCGGCACACCGGCTACAACCCCGACATCGCCCGCGCCCTCGTCACGGCCTGCGCCGTCGCCTGCCGGGCCTGCGCCGACGAGTGCGCCGCCCACGCCGACCAGCACGAGCACTGCCGCCTCTGCGCCGAGGCCTGCCGCTCGTGCGCCGAGGCGTGCAGCGACCTCGCGGCCACCCTCGGCTGA
- a CDS encoding ATP-binding cassette domain-containing protein, producing MQPHAGAGAPAQAAPAPAPRTSPDSAHDAAGTAYAISTRGLVKTYPGPDGTATRALRGLDLDVHRGETFAFLGPNGAGKSTTIALLCALARPTSGRATVAGADILTEPDRVRRRVGMLFQHSALDPDLTAEQNLHIHARLFGLSRRDARRRTAETLEAVDLADRRRALVRTLSGGMRRRLELARGLLHAPEVLFLDEPTTGLDPHARAQVWQHLRALRDRQGSTLFVTTHYLEESEHCDRLAIIDGGRLVAQGAPAALKAAIGDDRVVLRTSDDATARRIVCEATGSPDPAVTADAEGVWLRVPDGSAWIPRLCAALAGRGISVHAASAAPPTLDDVFFHHTGRSINAARPDLTPDAPGSAP from the coding sequence ATGCAGCCACACGCCGGTGCCGGCGCCCCCGCCCAGGCAGCCCCCGCGCCCGCCCCCCGCACAAGCCCGGACAGCGCGCACGACGCAGCCGGAACGGCATACGCCATCAGCACCCGCGGCCTGGTCAAGACGTACCCCGGACCCGACGGCACCGCCACCCGGGCCCTGCGCGGCCTGGACCTGGACGTGCACCGGGGCGAGACCTTCGCCTTCCTCGGCCCCAACGGCGCCGGGAAGTCCACCACCATCGCCCTGCTGTGCGCCCTCGCCCGCCCCACCTCGGGACGGGCCACCGTGGCCGGCGCCGACATCCTCACCGAGCCCGACCGGGTACGCCGGCGGGTGGGAATGCTCTTCCAGCACAGCGCCCTCGACCCCGACCTGACGGCCGAGCAGAACCTGCACATCCACGCCCGCCTCTTCGGGCTCAGCCGCCGCGACGCCCGCCGCCGGACCGCCGAGACACTGGAGGCGGTCGACCTGGCAGACCGGCGCCGGGCCCTGGTGCGTACCCTGTCCGGCGGCATGCGGCGCCGCCTGGAACTCGCCCGCGGCCTGCTGCACGCACCCGAGGTCCTGTTCCTCGACGAGCCGACGACCGGCCTCGACCCCCACGCCCGCGCACAGGTCTGGCAGCACCTGCGCGCCCTCCGCGACCGGCAGGGCAGCACCCTCTTCGTCACCACCCACTACCTGGAAGAGTCCGAGCACTGCGACCGCCTCGCCATCATCGACGGCGGCCGCCTGGTCGCCCAGGGCGCGCCCGCCGCACTCAAGGCAGCGATCGGCGACGACCGCGTCGTGCTGCGCACCAGCGACGACGCGACCGCCCGCAGGATCGTGTGCGAGGCGACCGGATCGCCGGATCCCGCCGTCACCGCGGACGCCGAGGGGGTCTGGCTGCGCGTGCCCGACGGCAGCGCCTGGATCCCCCGCCTGTGCGCCGCCCTGGCGGGCCGCGGCATCTCCGTGCACGCCGCGTCCGCGGCACCGCCCACCCTCGACGACGTCTTCTTCCACCACACCGGCCGCAGCATCAACGCCGCCCGGCCCGACCTGACGCCGGACGCCCCCGGGAGCGCCCCGTGA
- a CDS encoding ABC transporter permease, with protein MTTPALRTPAAPDGTRGPGAAPPDRLRRELRAVHALVHRDLLRLAAQPTHAALVLFQPVLYLFILGGGLAALIPDSSLGTGYQAYLFPGMLMMTVQAPAIMVGVRLITDRQSGYLRELLMAPVRRSTLLLGSCAGGTLVATVQGALLLCLAGAVGLPYDPVLMALLLGGMVLASFTITALSLALAVSLHRPEVFHMLLGLVMMPLMFLSGGFFPLQNLPGWARALADANPLAYGVDLLRGCIALRVPDQAAVGGIDWFGRQPPLLLEAGVLLAAGAAALLWAAHRFSRPE; from the coding sequence GTGACCACACCCGCCCTCCGCACACCGGCCGCCCCCGACGGCACCCGCGGCCCCGGGGCCGCGCCGCCGGACCGGCTGCGCCGCGAACTGCGCGCCGTGCACGCCCTGGTCCACCGCGACCTGCTGCGCCTGGCGGCCCAGCCCACCCACGCCGCCCTGGTGCTGTTCCAGCCGGTGCTCTACCTCTTCATCCTCGGAGGCGGACTCGCCGCCCTCATCCCGGACTCCTCGCTCGGCACCGGATACCAGGCCTACCTCTTCCCCGGCATGCTGATGATGACCGTGCAGGCGCCCGCCATCATGGTCGGCGTGCGGCTGATCACCGACCGGCAGAGCGGCTACCTGCGCGAGCTGCTGATGGCCCCGGTGCGCCGGTCCACCCTGCTCCTGGGAAGCTGCGCCGGCGGCACCCTGGTCGCCACGGTCCAGGGCGCCCTCCTCCTCTGTCTCGCCGGCGCCGTCGGCCTGCCCTACGATCCGGTCCTCATGGCCCTGCTCCTCGGCGGCATGGTCCTCGCCTCCTTCACCATCACGGCCCTGTCCCTGGCCCTCGCGGTGAGCCTGCACCGGCCCGAGGTGTTCCACATGCTGCTCGGCCTGGTCATGATGCCGCTGATGTTCCTCTCCGGCGGCTTCTTCCCGCTGCAGAACCTGCCCGGCTGGGCCCGCGCCCTGGCCGACGCCAACCCGCTCGCCTACGGCGTCGACCTGCTCCGCGGCTGCATCGCCCTGCGGGTCCCCGACCAAGCCGCCGTCGGCGGCATCGACTGGTTCGGCCGGCAGCCGCCGCTGCTCCTCGAAGCGGGCGTCCTCCTGGCGGCCGGCGCGGCGGCCCTGCTCTGGGCGGCCCACCGCTTCAGCCGCCCCGAATGA
- a CDS encoding DoxX family protein, with product MTWINRRDLALLALRAGTGAVLMAHGTQKLFGWFGGGGLDRTAAAMEHMGFTPGRRSALAAGLGEAGGGALLVLGLATPAAGAAAAGAMAGAVSVHAPAGFFAQAGGYEYPAFLGFTAAAIGLAGPGRLSLDHATGHTFDQRWMLALAFAASAAAAAAVVAKRAQAPQDTGEEPS from the coding sequence ATGACATGGATCAACCGACGCGACCTCGCTCTGCTGGCCCTCCGCGCCGGGACCGGAGCCGTGCTGATGGCGCACGGCACACAGAAGCTCTTCGGCTGGTTCGGCGGCGGCGGCCTCGACCGGACCGCCGCCGCCATGGAGCACATGGGCTTCACCCCCGGACGGCGCAGCGCCCTCGCCGCCGGGCTTGGCGAGGCCGGCGGCGGGGCCCTGCTGGTCCTCGGCCTCGCCACCCCGGCAGCGGGCGCGGCCGCCGCGGGCGCCATGGCCGGAGCGGTGTCCGTCCACGCCCCGGCCGGGTTCTTCGCCCAGGCCGGCGGGTACGAGTACCCGGCGTTCCTCGGCTTCACAGCGGCCGCCATCGGCCTCGCCGGCCCGGGCCGCCTCTCCCTCGACCACGCCACCGGCCACACCTTCGACCAGCGGTGGATGCTCGCCCTGGCCTTCGCGGCGAGCGCCGCCGCGGCAGCCGCGGTCGTGGCCAAGCGCGCCCAAGCCCCCCAGGACACGGGCGAGGAGCCGTCCTGA
- a CDS encoding NAD(P)H-binding protein, translating into MTILVTGATGTLGRLVVERLRQGGERVRALTRTPAAAGLPDGVEVVGGDLTRPQTLAGAFDGVRAVHLLGATGHDHTPLETGPQVVAMAAEAGVERLTVLSAGEDGPWEGTVRASGLEWTFVWPIDFMANTLGWAGAIRTAAEVREPYAGRRTASVDEADVADVIAAVLTRGGHAGRRFTVSGPEALTPADKVSAIAAATNRALRFTGLTDEQARRQWRAEGWPEEGIAFVLHMWATVPDTVAEVTTAVEEVLGRPPRTFARWASAHAAAFRP; encoded by the coding sequence GTGACGATTCTGGTGACCGGTGCGACAGGGACTCTGGGGCGCCTGGTGGTCGAGAGGTTGCGGCAGGGCGGCGAGAGGGTCCGCGCGCTCACGCGTACGCCGGCCGCGGCGGGTCTGCCCGACGGCGTCGAGGTGGTGGGCGGCGACCTCACCCGGCCGCAGACCCTGGCGGGCGCGTTCGACGGGGTGCGCGCCGTGCACCTGCTCGGCGCGACCGGACACGACCACACCCCGCTGGAGACGGGCCCGCAGGTCGTGGCCATGGCGGCCGAGGCCGGAGTGGAGCGGCTCACCGTGCTGTCCGCAGGCGAGGACGGGCCGTGGGAAGGGACCGTGCGGGCGAGCGGCCTGGAGTGGACGTTCGTCTGGCCGATCGACTTCATGGCCAACACGCTCGGCTGGGCCGGGGCCATCCGCACAGCGGCCGAGGTACGCGAGCCGTACGCGGGCCGCAGGACCGCCTCCGTGGACGAGGCGGACGTCGCCGACGTCATCGCCGCCGTGCTCACGCGCGGGGGCCACGCGGGCCGGCGGTTCACCGTTTCCGGGCCCGAAGCGCTCACCCCGGCCGACAAGGTGTCCGCCATCGCGGCGGCCACCAACCGGGCTCTCCGCTTCACCGGGCTGACCGACGAGCAGGCGCGCCGGCAGTGGAGGGCGGAGGGCTGGCCCGAGGAGGGCATCGCATTCGTGCTGCACATGTGGGCCACCGTCCCCGACACGGTGGCCGAGGTGACGACGGCGGTCGAGGAGGTGCTGGGCCGCCCGCCCCGCACGTTCGCCCGGTGGGCCTCCGCGCACGCCGCCGCCTTCCGCCCCTGA
- a CDS encoding serine protease: MLSLHSVRRRVARTTVVGTLVAAACATLLAGSAGAIVNGSDAGEHYPFMATIPESAPKYGLHDGNCGASLIDPRWVLTAAHCVQGDGLELEGTVRIGSRHRKSGGTVRAIDRIVVHPGYANGEGKAFNKHDIALVRLDRPVAGKPVRLAEGAGRPGTPTRILGFGTTVDTELRFAERLQELDTRIGAEAECAPGYADRTRLCTISRVPEAMACFGDSGGPQLQRGRHGRWELVGVTSGPGAPGVACSDGPGLYAGVPVYRDWIRKTVRRDA, encoded by the coding sequence GTGCTCTCTCTGCATTCGGTGCGCCGCCGCGTGGCGCGCACCACGGTCGTCGGAACGCTCGTCGCCGCCGCATGCGCCACCTTGCTGGCCGGCAGCGCCGGGGCCATCGTCAACGGATCCGACGCCGGCGAACACTACCCGTTCATGGCGACGATTCCGGAGTCGGCTCCGAAGTACGGCCTGCACGACGGGAACTGCGGGGCGTCGCTGATCGATCCGCGGTGGGTGCTGACGGCGGCCCACTGCGTGCAGGGTGACGGGCTGGAGCTGGAGGGCACCGTCCGGATCGGCAGCAGGCACCGCAAGTCCGGCGGGACCGTACGGGCCATCGACCGGATCGTGGTCCACCCCGGCTACGCCAACGGTGAGGGCAAGGCCTTCAACAAGCACGACATCGCGCTGGTCCGCCTCGACCGCCCGGTGGCCGGGAAGCCGGTCCGCCTCGCGGAGGGGGCCGGCCGCCCCGGTACCCCGACCCGGATCCTGGGCTTCGGGACCACCGTGGACACGGAGCTGCGGTTCGCGGAGCGACTGCAGGAGTTGGACACCCGCATCGGCGCCGAGGCGGAATGCGCCCCCGGTTACGCGGACCGGACGCGGCTGTGCACCATCAGCAGGGTGCCCGAGGCGATGGCGTGCTTCGGCGACTCCGGCGGACCGCAGCTCCAGCGGGGCAGGCACGGGCGGTGGGAGCTGGTCGGCGTGACCTCGGGTCCCGGTGCCCCGGGGGTCGCCTGTTCGGACGGGCCCGGCCTCTACGCCGGCGTACCCGTCTACCGGGACTGGATCCGGAAGACCGTCCGGCGCGATGCCTGA